A single window of Streptomyces aquilus DNA harbors:
- a CDS encoding SpoIIE family protein phosphatase, whose protein sequence is MSAARSPVAEGDEPVRGAVRPSGLLDVLGVASVVLDAQGRIVLWSPQAEELFGYSAREALGQYAARIMVHEQYLDLVVKLFADVMATGQSWAGAFPIRRKDGTTRLVEFRNMRLLDDHGDVFALGLAADQSTVRGLEREVALSTRVVAHSPIGLAVLDTDLRYVSVNPALERLNGVPADDHLGRTIHEVLPHIDADALEAAALHVLKTGRPLVDHETVGHTPADPDEEHAWSISLYRLEDAVGTVLGVAASVVDVTEEHRAAVEAEAARRRLAVIADASARIGTTLELDRTARELADVAVPELADMAAVDLLEAVVEGRRSSLGPTEPAVIRALAVKAQDEASPALDAADPPGQVARYGPDRLVTECVRTGDPVLVAEVEEADLPRIARSPEAAGLLARAGVHSYLAVPLIARGEVLGALDLKRTANPLPFSEDDLLLARELAARAAVQIDNARWYQNARDTALTLQRSLLPSHPPVTGGLEVASRYQPAGATAEVGGDWFDVIPLDGCKTALVVGDVMGSGINAAATMGRLRTATNTLASLDLEPARLLEHLDRITQDLDHSIATCVYAVHDPHLRQCRIANAGHLPPVRLRAGRKPELLELPTGAPLGVGGVAFSTTTVDLDPGDRLVFYTDGLVETRQHPLDERLDALLELLDGPDRALEEVCDLLVRTLHQPDNSDDVALLIARAQTPS, encoded by the coding sequence ATGAGTGCAGCCCGGTCTCCCGTCGCCGAGGGCGACGAACCGGTGCGCGGGGCGGTACGGCCCAGCGGGCTGCTCGATGTGCTGGGCGTGGCCTCGGTGGTGCTGGACGCCCAGGGCCGCATCGTGCTGTGGAGTCCGCAGGCGGAGGAGCTGTTCGGTTACTCGGCCCGGGAGGCGCTCGGCCAGTACGCCGCCCGGATCATGGTCCACGAGCAGTACCTCGACCTCGTCGTGAAGCTCTTCGCCGACGTCATGGCCACCGGGCAGAGCTGGGCGGGCGCCTTCCCCATCCGGCGCAAGGACGGCACCACACGCCTGGTGGAGTTCCGCAACATGCGCCTCCTCGACGACCACGGGGACGTGTTCGCCCTGGGGCTCGCGGCCGACCAGTCCACCGTGCGCGGCCTGGAGCGGGAAGTGGCGCTGTCGACGCGGGTGGTGGCGCACTCCCCCATCGGCCTCGCCGTCCTGGACACCGACCTGCGCTACGTCTCCGTCAACCCGGCACTCGAACGGCTCAACGGCGTCCCCGCCGACGACCACCTGGGCCGCACGATCCACGAGGTGCTGCCCCACATAGACGCCGACGCCCTGGAGGCCGCCGCACTCCACGTCCTCAAGACCGGCCGCCCCCTCGTCGACCACGAGACCGTCGGGCACACCCCCGCCGACCCGGACGAGGAGCACGCCTGGTCGATCTCGCTGTACCGGCTGGAGGACGCCGTCGGCACCGTCCTGGGGGTGGCCGCCTCGGTCGTGGACGTCACCGAGGAGCACCGGGCGGCCGTCGAGGCGGAGGCCGCGCGGCGGCGGCTCGCCGTCATCGCGGACGCCTCCGCACGGATCGGCACCACCCTGGAGCTGGACCGCACGGCCCGCGAGCTGGCCGACGTCGCCGTCCCCGAGCTCGCCGACATGGCGGCCGTGGACCTGCTGGAGGCGGTGGTGGAGGGCAGGCGCAGCAGCCTCGGCCCCACCGAGCCGGCCGTGATCCGCGCCCTCGCCGTCAAGGCGCAGGACGAGGCCTCGCCGGCGCTCGACGCGGCGGACCCTCCCGGACAGGTCGCCCGGTACGGCCCGGACCGCCTGGTCACCGAGTGTGTGCGCACCGGCGACCCGGTGCTGGTGGCCGAGGTCGAGGAGGCCGACCTGCCGCGCATCGCCCGTTCCCCGGAGGCGGCCGGGCTGCTGGCCCGCGCGGGCGTGCACTCGTATCTGGCGGTGCCGTTGATCGCGCGCGGTGAGGTACTGGGCGCCCTGGACCTCAAGCGCACGGCCAATCCGCTGCCATTCAGCGAGGACGACCTGCTGCTGGCCCGGGAGCTGGCGGCGCGGGCGGCCGTGCAGATCGACAACGCCCGCTGGTACCAGAACGCCCGCGACACCGCGCTGACCCTCCAGCGCAGTCTGCTGCCCAGCCATCCGCCGGTCACGGGCGGCCTGGAGGTCGCCTCCCGTTACCAGCCGGCCGGGGCCACGGCCGAGGTCGGCGGCGACTGGTTCGACGTGATCCCGCTCGACGGCTGCAAGACCGCGCTCGTCGTCGGCGACGTGATGGGCAGCGGCATCAACGCCGCGGCCACCATGGGCCGGCTGCGCACCGCGACCAACACCCTGGCCTCCCTCGACCTCGAACCGGCCCGGCTCCTGGAGCACCTCGACCGGATCACGCAGGATCTGGACCACTCCATCGCGACCTGCGTCTACGCCGTCCACGACCCGCATCTGCGGCAGTGCCGGATCGCCAACGCCGGGCATCTGCCGCCGGTCCGGCTGCGCGCCGGACGCAAGCCGGAGCTCCTCGAACTGCCCACGGGGGCGCCGCTGGGCGTGGGCGGGGTGGCGTTCTCCACCACGACCGTCGACCTCGACCCCGGCGACCGGCTGGTCTTCTACACCGACGGCCTCGTCGAGACCCGCCAGCACCCGCTCGACGAACGCCTCGACGCCCTCCTGGAGCTGCTCGACGGCCCTGACCGGGCCCTGGAGGAGGTCTGCGACCTCCTGGTCCGCACCCTCCACCAGCCGGACAACTCCGACGACGTGGCCCTGCTCATCGCCCGCGCCCAGACGCCGAGTTGA
- a CDS encoding PTS-dependent dihydroxyacetone kinase phosphotransferase subunit DhaM → MSDGELVGIVLVSHSAEVAASVAALAKGLAGGGVDVPVAPAGGTEGGGFGTSSELIAAAAASVDRGVGVAVLTDLGSAVLTVKALLAEGDELPDHTRLVDAPFVEGAIAAVVTASTGADLAAVEAAAAEAYTYRKV, encoded by the coding sequence GTGAGTGACGGCGAGCTCGTCGGGATCGTGCTGGTCTCGCACAGCGCGGAGGTGGCGGCCTCGGTCGCGGCATTGGCCAAGGGGCTGGCCGGGGGCGGCGTGGACGTCCCCGTCGCCCCGGCGGGCGGCACCGAGGGCGGGGGGTTCGGCACCAGCTCCGAGCTGATCGCCGCGGCCGCCGCCTCGGTGGACCGGGGGGTGGGCGTCGCCGTCCTCACCGACCTGGGCAGCGCCGTGCTGACGGTGAAGGCGCTGCTCGCGGAGGGCGACGAGCTCCCCGACCACACCCGCCTGGTGGACGCCCCGTTCGTGGAGGGCGCGATCGCGGCGGTCGTCACCGCGTCGACGGGCGCCGACCTGGCGGCGGTGGAGGCGGCGGCAGCGGAGGCCTACACATACCGCAAGGTCTGA
- the dhaL gene encoding dihydroxyacetone kinase subunit DhaL, with product MLDADFFRRWMTATAASVDREAERLTALDSPIGDADHGSNLQRGFHAVTAVLEKEAPATPGAVLVLAGRQLISTVGGASGPLYGTLLRRTGKALGEDAEVSEGQFADAFRAGVDAVMALGGAAPGDKTMIDALIPAVDALGDGFGAARAAAEEGALATTPLQARKGRASYLGERSIGHQDPGATSSSLLVAALAEANGE from the coding sequence GTGCTCGACGCCGACTTCTTCCGCCGTTGGATGACGGCGACCGCCGCGTCCGTGGACCGTGAGGCGGAGCGGCTCACGGCCCTCGACTCCCCCATCGGGGACGCCGACCACGGCAGCAACCTCCAGCGCGGGTTCCACGCCGTCACGGCCGTACTGGAGAAGGAGGCCCCGGCGACCCCCGGTGCGGTGCTCGTCCTCGCCGGACGGCAGCTGATCTCCACGGTCGGCGGGGCTTCGGGGCCGCTGTACGGCACGCTGCTGCGGCGTACCGGCAAGGCGCTCGGGGAGGATGCCGAGGTCAGTGAGGGGCAGTTCGCCGACGCCTTCCGTGCGGGGGTGGACGCCGTCATGGCCCTGGGCGGGGCGGCACCCGGCGACAAGACCATGATCGACGCGCTGATACCCGCCGTGGACGCGCTCGGCGACGGGTTCGGTGCCGCGCGGGCCGCCGCGGAGGAGGGCGCCCTGGCGACGACGCCGCTCCAGGCCCGCAAGGGCCGGGCGAGCTATCTGGGCGAGCGCAGCATCGGGCACCAGGACCCCGGCGCCACGTCGTCGTCACTGCTGGTCGCGGCACTCGCGGAGGCGAACGGTGAGTGA
- a CDS encoding NADPH-dependent 2,4-dienoyl-CoA reductase, which produces MSRYPHLLSPLDLGFTTLPNRVLMGSMHVGLEEAERGFERMAAFYAERARGGVGLIVTGGIAPNDAGRPGEGGAKLTTEAEAEQHRVITEAVHREGGRIAMQILHFGRYAYHPDLVAPSPLQAPISPFPPRELTDAEVEQTIDDYARAARLARQAGYDGVEIMGSEGYLINEFIAAQTNRRTDRWGGSYENRMRFPVEIVRRVREAVGEDFIIVYRLSMLDLVPGGSTHDEVVTLAQAVEAAGATIINTGIGWHEARIPTIATSVPRGAYAWVTKKLMGAVGIPLVTTNRINTPEVAEELLAEGYADMVSMARPMLADPDFVNKAAAGTPEAINTCIGCNQACLDHTFSLQITSCLVNPRACHETELVLSPTRLKKRVAVVGAGPAGLACSVSAAERGHDVTLFDAASEIGGQLNVARQVPGKQEFDETLRYFRHQLDRHGVDVRLNNWVAAEDLSGYDEVVVATGVTPRTPDIPGVDHPSVVGYLDVLRDKVPVGDRVAILGAGGIGFDVAEFLTDSGDKAHEDPATYFRHWGVDMDHTGPGGLAAPERPAPPRTVHLLQRKTSKVGAGLGKTTGWIHRTELKHRGVTMVPGVRYDRIDDAGLHVTVGEESTVLEVDTVVLCTGQEPRRDLYEELVAAGVSAHLIGGADVAAELDAKRAIKQGTEVAAAL; this is translated from the coding sequence ATGAGCCGTTACCCCCATCTGCTGAGCCCGCTGGACCTGGGTTTCACCACGCTGCCCAACCGCGTCCTCATGGGCTCCATGCACGTCGGCCTGGAGGAGGCCGAGCGTGGCTTCGAGCGCATGGCGGCCTTCTACGCCGAGCGGGCCCGCGGGGGAGTGGGCCTCATCGTCACCGGCGGCATCGCGCCCAACGACGCGGGGCGGCCGGGCGAGGGCGGCGCGAAGCTCACCACCGAGGCGGAGGCCGAGCAGCACCGGGTCATCACCGAGGCCGTGCACCGCGAGGGCGGCCGGATCGCGATGCAGATCCTGCACTTCGGCCGGTACGCCTACCACCCGGACCTCGTCGCCCCGAGCCCCCTCCAGGCGCCGATCAGCCCCTTCCCGCCCCGTGAGCTCACCGACGCCGAGGTCGAGCAGACCATCGACGACTACGCCCGCGCCGCCCGCCTCGCCCGGCAGGCCGGTTACGACGGCGTGGAGATCATGGGCTCCGAGGGCTACCTGATCAACGAGTTCATCGCCGCGCAGACCAACCGGCGGACCGACCGCTGGGGCGGGTCGTACGAGAACCGGATGCGTTTCCCGGTGGAGATCGTGCGGCGGGTGCGTGAGGCGGTCGGCGAGGACTTCATCATCGTCTACCGGCTGTCCATGCTGGACCTGGTCCCCGGCGGCTCCACCCACGACGAGGTCGTCACCCTCGCCCAGGCCGTCGAGGCGGCCGGAGCGACGATCATCAACACCGGCATCGGCTGGCACGAGGCCCGCATCCCCACCATCGCCACCTCGGTGCCGCGCGGCGCGTACGCCTGGGTCACCAAGAAGCTCATGGGCGCGGTCGGCATCCCCCTCGTCACCACCAACCGCATCAACACCCCCGAGGTCGCCGAGGAGTTGCTCGCGGAGGGCTACGCGGACATGGTGTCCATGGCCCGCCCCATGCTCGCCGACCCCGACTTCGTGAACAAGGCCGCCGCCGGCACGCCCGAGGCCATCAACACCTGCATCGGCTGCAACCAGGCCTGCCTCGACCACACCTTCAGCCTTCAGATCACCTCCTGCCTGGTCAATCCGCGCGCCTGCCACGAGACCGAGCTGGTGCTGTCCCCGACCCGGCTCAAGAAGCGCGTCGCGGTCGTCGGTGCGGGCCCGGCGGGCCTCGCCTGCTCCGTCTCGGCCGCCGAACGCGGCCATGACGTCACCCTCTTCGACGCCGCGAGCGAGATCGGCGGCCAGCTCAACGTCGCCCGCCAGGTCCCCGGCAAGCAGGAGTTCGACGAGACCCTGCGCTACTTCCGTCACCAGCTCGACCGGCACGGCGTCGACGTCCGCCTGAACAACTGGGTCGCCGCCGAGGACCTCTCCGGCTACGACGAGGTCGTCGTCGCCACCGGCGTCACCCCCCGCACCCCCGACATCCCCGGCGTCGACCACCCGAGCGTCGTCGGCTACCTCGACGTCCTGCGCGACAAGGTGCCCGTCGGCGACCGCGTCGCGATCCTCGGTGCCGGCGGCATCGGCTTCGACGTCGCCGAGTTCCTCACCGACAGCGGCGACAAGGCCCACGAGGACCCGGCGACGTACTTCCGCCACTGGGGCGTCGACATGGACCACACCGGCCCGGGCGGCCTCGCCGCCCCCGAGCGCCCCGCCCCGCCGCGCACCGTCCACCTGCTCCAGCGCAAGACCAGCAAGGTCGGCGCCGGGCTCGGCAAGACCACCGGCTGGATCCACCGCACCGAGCTCAAGCACCGGGGCGTCACCATGGTCCCGGGCGTGCGCTACGACCGCATCGACGACGCCGGACTGCATGTCACCGTCGGCGAGGAGAGCACGGTCCTGGAGGTCGACACCGTCGTGCTGTGCACCGGGCAGGAGCCGCGCCGGGACCTGTACGAGGAGCTGGTCGCCGCCGGAGTGAGCGCCCACCTGATCGGCGGCGCCGACGTGGCCGCCGAGCTGGACGCCAAGCGGGCGATCAAGCAGGGCACCGAGGTCGCGGCCGCCCTCTAG
- a CDS encoding fibronectin type III domain-containing protein, which yields MRRVAVLCGTLLLLAGCGWGGAEADEGGLPGAPAGVTAAAGSATSAHVMWSAVSAADGIDGYEVYRGTTKVRDVPGSEHMVDVSGLRPSTTYVFTVRARDTAGRLGPPSREVRATTPAATRTDTSAPTRPDEVTGRVVGGRAVQLSWSAASDDVGVVSYDIHQGGTKIHSVGGNQTASVVTGLRPGVRYSFTVVARDAADNVSPASAAVRLTTTPGADDGRGTAPTDFRATTRRAGDGAYYFDLSWVPPRADGVVTEYQIRLDGRPATSLVYGGTAPTERATYSFYAGREAGAVHRLRVRARLPDGTWGGWSPERSVTTGA from the coding sequence GTGCGACGCGTTGCCGTTCTCTGCGGGACGCTCCTGCTGCTGGCGGGCTGCGGCTGGGGCGGCGCCGAGGCCGACGAGGGCGGGCTCCCCGGCGCCCCTGCGGGCGTCACGGCCGCCGCCGGCAGCGCGACCAGCGCGCATGTGATGTGGAGCGCTGTGTCGGCGGCGGACGGGATCGACGGCTACGAGGTGTATCGCGGCACCACGAAGGTGCGGGATGTACCGGGTTCCGAGCACATGGTGGACGTCTCCGGGCTCAGGCCGTCCACCACCTATGTGTTCACCGTGCGGGCCCGGGACACCGCCGGCCGGCTCGGCCCGCCCAGCCGCGAGGTCCGGGCGACGACCCCGGCGGCCACGCGGACGGACACCTCGGCGCCGACCCGTCCGGACGAGGTGACGGGGCGGGTGGTCGGCGGCCGGGCGGTGCAACTGTCGTGGTCCGCGGCCTCGGACGACGTGGGTGTGGTGTCGTACGACATCCATCAGGGCGGCACGAAGATCCACAGTGTGGGCGGGAACCAGACGGCGAGCGTGGTGACGGGGCTCCGTCCCGGCGTCCGCTACTCCTTCACCGTGGTCGCCCGCGACGCGGCCGACAACGTCTCCCCCGCGAGCGCCGCCGTCCGCCTCACCACCACCCCCGGCGCCGACGACGGGCGGGGCACGGCCCCCACCGACTTCCGCGCCACGACCCGGCGGGCCGGCGACGGGGCGTACTACTTCGACCTCTCCTGGGTACCGCCGCGCGCGGACGGTGTGGTCACCGAATACCAGATCCGGCTGGACGGACGTCCGGCTACCTCACTGGTGTACGGCGGGACGGCGCCGACCGAGCGGGCGACGTACAGCTTCTACGCGGGGCGGGAGGCGGGTGCCGTGCACCGGTTGCGGGTGCGTGCCCGGCTGCCCGACGGCACCTGGGGCGGCTGGTCGCCGGAGCGGTCGGTCACCACCGGCGCCTGA
- a CDS encoding SDR family NAD(P)-dependent oxidoreductase yields the protein MATGLDGRSVIVTGAGSGIGRAAALAFAAEGSKVVVADLNAETAAKVVSEIEEAGGSAVAVTGDLSEQAVVDRVTSTAVERFGGVDVLVNNAGIMDRMSAAADVSDAEWERVIRVNLTAPFLLTRAVLPHLLKAGKGAIVNTASEAGLRGSAAGAAYTASKHGVVGLTKNLAVMYRDQGIRTNAIAPGGTATGIAVDIDGEAHGPQALGPYFGNVGRVSEPEEQAAAIVFLASDAASNINGVVLAVDNGWSAV from the coding sequence ATGGCCACTGGACTCGACGGACGCAGCGTCATCGTCACCGGAGCGGGCTCGGGCATCGGGCGGGCCGCCGCCCTGGCCTTCGCCGCGGAGGGTTCGAAGGTCGTGGTGGCGGATCTCAACGCCGAGACGGCGGCGAAGGTCGTCAGCGAGATCGAGGAGGCGGGCGGCTCCGCGGTCGCCGTCACCGGCGACCTGAGCGAGCAGGCCGTCGTCGACCGCGTGACCTCGACCGCCGTGGAGCGCTTCGGGGGTGTGGACGTGCTGGTGAACAACGCCGGGATCATGGACCGGATGTCGGCTGCGGCGGACGTGAGCGACGCGGAGTGGGAGCGGGTCATCCGGGTCAACCTGACCGCGCCCTTCCTGCTCACCCGGGCCGTTCTGCCGCACCTGCTGAAGGCGGGCAAGGGTGCCATCGTGAACACCGCGTCCGAGGCCGGGCTGCGGGGCAGCGCCGCGGGCGCCGCCTACACGGCCTCGAAGCACGGCGTCGTGGGCCTGACCAAGAACCTCGCCGTGATGTACCGCGACCAGGGCATCCGGACCAACGCGATCGCCCCGGGCGGCACGGCGACGGGGATCGCCGTCGACATCGACGGCGAGGCCCACGGCCCGCAGGCGCTGGGCCCCTACTTCGGCAACGTGGGCCGCGTCTCCGAGCCGGAGGAACAGGCCGCCGCGATCGTGTTCCTCGCCTCGGACGCGGCGAGCAACATCAACGGCGTGGTGCTGGCCGTGGACAACGGCTGGTCGGCGGTCTGA
- a CDS encoding PadR family transcriptional regulator, which translates to MSLPHAILTALLEKPSSGLELTRRFDRSIGYFWSATHQQIYRELGKLEAEGHIRALPSEQPARGQKKSYEVLPAGRAELARWTAASQDPKPYRETLFLRLRAAAAIGTEGVAGIETDLRRHLELHRRQLSEYEEIEQRDFPPGKDSPQDRLQHLILRAGIDLETFWTRWLTHALEEFAQLPDQSR; encoded by the coding sequence ATGTCACTCCCGCACGCGATCCTGACCGCCCTGCTGGAAAAGCCGTCCTCGGGCCTCGAACTGACCCGCCGGTTCGACCGGTCGATCGGCTACTTCTGGTCGGCGACGCATCAGCAGATCTATCGCGAGCTGGGAAAACTGGAGGCCGAGGGGCACATCCGGGCGCTGCCGTCGGAGCAGCCCGCGCGCGGGCAGAAGAAGAGCTACGAAGTCCTGCCCGCGGGCCGCGCCGAACTGGCCCGCTGGACGGCCGCCTCCCAGGACCCCAAGCCGTACCGCGAGACGCTGTTCCTGCGGCTGCGGGCGGCGGCCGCCATCGGCACCGAGGGCGTCGCGGGCATCGAGACCGATCTGCGCCGCCATCTGGAACTGCACCGGCGCCAGTTGTCGGAGTACGAGGAGATCGAGCAGCGCGACTTCCCGCCGGGCAAGGACAGCCCGCAGGACCGGTTGCAGCACCTGATCCTGCGGGCGGGGATCGATCTGGAGACCTTCTGGACGCGCTGGCTCACCCACGCGCTGGAGGAGTTCGCGCAGCTGCCCGATCAGAGCCGGTAG
- a CDS encoding glycoside hydrolase family 75 protein: MRVQSLTLAAAGAALLAPTTSPAVEPLAFQEPVVRHEGDVRAADLLAKVRDCAPVSRGRYATDDGLPATVRVCGTDEAVFWKADMDIDCDGRPGRYCNRSTDPLFSPATAYQQADGRYLSAERLPYIVVPTPSGVWNYRDSGVRGGSVAAVIYKDRVQYAVVGDVGPRGIIGEASYASAKALGIRPDPRGGGTPSGVTYIVFKDSQVKPIEDHAAAIATGERLARLFVRGR, from the coding sequence GTGCGTGTCCAGTCGCTGACGCTGGCCGCGGCAGGCGCCGCCCTGCTCGCCCCGACGACGTCGCCCGCCGTCGAGCCCCTCGCCTTCCAGGAGCCGGTGGTGCGCCACGAGGGCGATGTCCGCGCCGCCGACCTGCTGGCCAAGGTGCGTGACTGCGCCCCCGTCTCCCGCGGCCGGTACGCCACCGACGACGGCCTGCCCGCCACCGTCCGGGTCTGCGGCACCGACGAGGCGGTGTTCTGGAAGGCCGACATGGACATCGACTGCGACGGCCGGCCCGGCCGGTACTGCAACCGGAGCACCGACCCGCTGTTCTCCCCCGCCACCGCCTACCAGCAGGCCGACGGCCGCTACCTGAGCGCCGAACGCCTGCCCTACATCGTGGTGCCCACGCCGAGCGGCGTCTGGAACTACCGCGACAGCGGCGTCCGGGGCGGCTCGGTCGCGGCGGTGATCTACAAGGACCGCGTGCAGTACGCGGTCGTCGGCGACGTCGGCCCCCGCGGCATCATCGGCGAGGCCTCCTACGCCAGTGCCAAGGCCCTCGGTATCCGCCCCGACCCGCGCGGCGGGGGCACGCCCTCCGGGGTGACCTACATCGTCTTCAAGGACTCCCAGGTCAAACCCATCGAGGACCATGCGGCCGCGATCGCGACGGGGGAGCGGTTGGCGCGGCTGTTCGTGCGCGGGCGGTAG
- a CDS encoding TetR/AcrR family transcriptional regulator — MTAARGRTGRPPLTEERRAETRLEIARAAVDLFVGQGVAATTGEQIGQAVGVSARTVWRYFPSKESCVRPLFSAGIDVIADWLRDWRPGQPLERLFDHRLTADPGFVAGPERATVGALVRLTRTEPGLRAVWLQTYDEAEPVFARALGERAGLPADDLRPTIQAAMFNAALRAAVEHYAWRVEGGETDAARAEAELADTMRAALAVAARGLS, encoded by the coding sequence ATGACCGCAGCCCGCGGACGCACGGGACGACCGCCGCTGACCGAGGAACGCCGGGCCGAGACCCGGCTGGAGATCGCGCGGGCCGCGGTGGACCTGTTCGTCGGCCAGGGTGTCGCGGCCACCACCGGCGAACAGATCGGCCAGGCGGTCGGCGTCTCCGCCCGCACCGTGTGGCGCTACTTCCCGAGCAAGGAGAGCTGCGTACGGCCGCTGTTCTCGGCCGGCATCGACGTGATCGCCGACTGGCTGCGGGACTGGCGCCCAGGCCAGCCCCTGGAGCGGCTCTTCGACCACCGGCTCACGGCCGACCCCGGCTTCGTCGCCGGTCCGGAGCGGGCGACGGTCGGCGCGCTCGTACGACTGACCCGCACCGAACCCGGCCTGCGCGCCGTCTGGCTCCAGACGTACGACGAGGCGGAGCCGGTGTTCGCCCGTGCTCTCGGCGAGCGGGCCGGGCTGCCCGCGGACGATCTGCGGCCCACGATCCAGGCGGCGATGTTCAACGCGGCCCTGCGCGCGGCGGTGGAGCACTACGCCTGGCGCGTCGAGGGCGGGGAGACGGACGCCGCGAGGGCGGAGGCCGAGCTGGCGGACACCATGCGCGCGGCCCTCGCCGTCGCGGCGCGGGGGCTCTCCTAG